One segment of Streptomyces sp. TG1A-8 DNA contains the following:
- a CDS encoding diacylglycerol kinase codes for MATFATSDQLLVIIDPAARQTDGESVRIAKDVLTAGAAAKVCLPDGPEEFARVLGRRGSRRPVVIGDDRALVRAVTVLHRQRELAGCALSVVPVGDARLARSLGVPAGAVAAARAVLDGTVRRLDLLVDDSDGVVLGTLGIPPEPVREAAEPFAGAPGGPWLRTTYRSLVRTLATRPVRLPAIPAAGPTRLRVEVDGATVVDLDQPVRAVSVVPGASGVARVEVRPLPVGAEATLLRVSGRAVTVVGTDFRYRADALVSGPVRRRTWQVAEGAWGLTLPPAQTRTRTQTPAPAP; via the coding sequence GTGGCGACCTTCGCGACGTCCGATCAGCTGCTGGTGATCATCGATCCGGCGGCCCGGCAGACGGACGGGGAGTCCGTACGGATCGCGAAGGACGTGCTCACCGCGGGCGCGGCCGCGAAAGTGTGCCTGCCGGACGGCCCGGAGGAGTTCGCCCGGGTGCTCGGCAGGCGCGGCTCCCGGCGCCCGGTGGTGATCGGCGACGACCGGGCACTGGTCCGCGCGGTGACCGTGCTGCACCGCCAACGGGAGCTGGCCGGCTGCGCCCTGTCGGTGGTGCCGGTCGGGGACGCGCGCCTGGCCCGGTCGCTCGGTGTGCCCGCCGGGGCGGTGGCCGCCGCGCGGGCCGTGCTGGACGGGACCGTGCGCCGCCTGGACCTGCTGGTCGACGACAGCGACGGCGTGGTGCTGGGCACGCTGGGCATCCCGCCGGAGCCCGTGCGGGAGGCGGCGGAGCCGTTCGCCGGCGCCCCCGGGGGGCCGTGGCTGCGCACGACGTACCGTTCCCTGGTCCGCACCCTGGCCACCCGCCCCGTCCGGCTGCCCGCGATACCGGCCGCCGGGCCCACCCGGCTCCGGGTCGAGGTCGACGGCGCCACGGTCGTGGACCTCGACCAGCCCGTGCGGGCGGTCTCGGTGGTGCCGGGCGCGTCCGGCGTGGCACGGGTGGAGGTGCGGCCCCTGCCGGTGGGCGCGGAGGCGACCTTGCTGCGGGTCTCGGGACGGGCGGTGACGGTGGTCGGCACGGACTTCCGGTACCGCGCCGACGCGCTGGTGTCGGGCCCGGTGCGGCGGCGGACGTGGCAGGTGGCCGAGGGGGCCTGGGGGCTCACGCTGCCCCCGGCCCAGACCCGGACCCGGACCCAGACCCCGGCCCCGGCGCCGTGA
- a CDS encoding cytochrome P450, with amino-acid sequence MAAASDLVFDPWDPAFVADPYPAYAELRARGRVIRHDPTDQWLVPHHADVSALLRDRRLGRTYRHRFTHEEFGRTPPPPEHEPFHVLNDHGMLDLEPPDHTRIRRLVSRAFTPRTVERLGPYVRDLAHELVGALVAAGGGDLLADVAEPLPVAVIAEMLGIPEADRPLLRPWSAAICGMYELNPSEETAARAVRASVEFSDYLTELIAARREEPGEDLISGLIAAHDEDDRLTGQEMVSTAVLLLNAGHEATVNATVNGWWALFRNPAQLAALRADHSLVPTAVEELMRYDTPLQLFERWVLDDIEIGGTTIPRGAEIAMLFGSANHDPDVFEDPGTLDLARRDNPHISFSAGIHYCIGAPLARMELAASMTALLERAPTLAPAAEPERTPNFVIRGLRGLSVEVV; translated from the coding sequence ATGGCAGCTGCTTCGGACCTCGTTTTCGACCCGTGGGACCCGGCGTTCGTCGCCGACCCGTACCCGGCCTACGCCGAACTGCGGGCCCGTGGCCGGGTGATCCGCCACGACCCGACCGACCAGTGGCTCGTCCCGCACCACGCGGACGTCTCGGCGCTGCTGCGGGACCGCCGGCTGGGCCGCACCTACCGGCACCGCTTCACGCACGAGGAGTTCGGCCGGACCCCGCCCCCGCCGGAGCACGAGCCGTTCCACGTGCTGAACGACCACGGCATGCTGGACCTGGAGCCGCCGGACCACACCCGCATCCGGCGCCTGGTGTCCAGGGCGTTCACCCCGCGCACGGTGGAGCGGCTCGGGCCCTACGTCCGGGACCTGGCGCACGAGCTGGTGGGGGCGCTCGTCGCGGCGGGCGGCGGCGACCTGCTCGCGGACGTGGCCGAACCGCTGCCGGTCGCGGTGATCGCCGAGATGCTGGGCATCCCGGAGGCGGACCGGCCGCTGCTGCGGCCCTGGTCGGCGGCGATCTGCGGGATGTACGAGCTGAACCCGTCCGAGGAGACGGCGGCGCGGGCGGTCCGGGCGTCGGTGGAGTTCTCGGACTACCTCACGGAGCTGATCGCGGCCCGCCGCGAGGAGCCCGGGGAGGACCTGATCTCGGGACTGATCGCGGCCCACGACGAGGACGACCGGCTGACCGGGCAGGAGATGGTCTCCACGGCCGTGCTCCTGCTGAACGCGGGCCACGAGGCCACGGTCAACGCCACGGTGAACGGCTGGTGGGCCCTGTTCCGCAACCCGGCCCAGCTGGCGGCCCTGCGCGCCGACCACTCCCTGGTGCCCACGGCCGTGGAGGAGCTGATGCGCTACGACACCCCGCTGCAGCTCTTCGAGCGCTGGGTGCTGGACGACATCGAGATCGGCGGCACGACGATCCCGCGGGGCGCGGAGATCGCCATGCTCTTCGGTTCCGCCAACCACGACCCGGACGTCTTCGAGGATCCCGGCACCCTGGACCTCGCCCGCCGGGACAACCCGCACATCTCCTTCAGCGCGGGCATCCACTACTGCATCGGCGCCCCGCTGGCCCGCATGGAACTGGCGGCCTCGATGACGGCCCTGCTGGAGCGGGCCCCGACCCTGGCGCCGGCGGCGGAGCCGGAACGCACCCCCAACTTCGTGATCCGGGGCCTGCGGGGACTGAGCGTGGAAGTGGTCTGA
- a CDS encoding alpha/beta hydrolase, with protein sequence MPDDAAAARAAAEEASAFSHAPVVPDATAAYGDHPDQVIDFYVPRPGRGPGAAPASPLVVVLHGGAWRAAHDRRHVTPFADHLARRGFAVACVEYRRGGTPRVPAGGAGPAPGTGPVLPAGRWPDTFDDVAAALDALPALARAALPRADLRRTVLTGHSAGGHLALWAAARHVLPADAPWRTDEPAPLRGVVALAPIADLAVATRLNVCGDASVQLLGGHGAFAERRPYADPALLLPTGIATTLVQGRADRVVPQAVAESYADAAADAGEAVGLTLLEDTGHFPLIDPAAGACAVVAEEIARLAR encoded by the coding sequence ATGCCGGACGACGCCGCAGCAGCCCGCGCCGCCGCCGAGGAGGCGTCGGCCTTCTCGCACGCCCCGGTCGTGCCCGACGCCACCGCCGCCTACGGCGACCACCCCGACCAGGTGATCGACTTCTACGTCCCCCGCCCCGGCCGGGGCCCCGGGGCAGCCCCCGCCTCCCCCCTCGTCGTCGTCCTGCACGGCGGGGCCTGGCGGGCCGCTCACGACCGCCGCCACGTCACCCCCTTCGCGGACCACCTGGCCCGCCGGGGCTTCGCCGTGGCCTGCGTCGAGTACCGGCGGGGCGGCACGCCCCGCGTCCCCGCCGGCGGCGCGGGGCCCGCGCCCGGCACCGGACCCGTCCTCCCCGCCGGCCGCTGGCCCGACACCTTCGACGACGTCGCCGCCGCCCTGGACGCCCTCCCCGCCCTGGCCCGCGCGGCCCTGCCCCGGGCCGACCTGCGCCGTACCGTGCTGACCGGCCACTCGGCGGGCGGCCACCTGGCGCTGTGGGCGGCGGCCCGGCACGTCCTGCCCGCCGACGCCCCCTGGCGCACCGACGAACCGGCCCCCCTGCGGGGTGTCGTCGCGCTCGCCCCCATCGCGGACCTGGCCGTGGCGACGAGGCTGAACGTCTGCGGCGACGCGTCGGTGCAGCTCCTCGGCGGGCACGGGGCGTTCGCGGAGCGCCGGCCGTACGCCGACCCCGCCCTCCTCCTGCCGACGGGCATCGCGACCACCCTCGTCCAGGGCCGTGCGGACCGGGTGGTCCCGCAGGCGGTGGCCGAGTCCTACGCGGACGCCGCGGCGGACGCGGGCGAGGCGGTGGGCCTGACGCTGCTGGAGGACACCGGCCACTTCCCGCTGATCGACCCGGCGGCGGGCGCCTGCGCGGTGGTGGCGGAGGAGATCGCCCGGCTCGCCCGGTGA
- the kynU gene encoding kynureninase, which translates to MSEPSLRAKELDAADGLAPLRSRFVLDPGTVYLDGNSLGALPAHVPDRVADVVRRQWGELRIRSWEESGWWAAPERIGDRIAPLVGAAPGQIVVGDSTSVNVFKALVAAVRMAGEHRDELLVDATTFPTDGYLAESAARLTGRTLRAVTPQEVPAALGRRTAAVLLNHVDYRTGRLHDLPGLTAASHAAGALAVWDLCHSAGALPVGLDEHGVDLAVGCTYKYLNGGPGAPAYLYVRRALQPRFDSPLPGWNSHAEPFGMAPSYTPAPGAARGRVGTPDILSMLALEAALEVWDGVSLAAVRAKSLALTDFFLECVTAYTEPGRLTSVTPGPHGQRGSQVALRCADAADVMKRLIARGVVGDHRAPDVLRFGFTPLYVSFADVERAARVLGEVVADRDGPAGGAATAEPARAG; encoded by the coding sequence ATGTCTGAGCCGTCCCTGCGGGCGAAGGAACTGGACGCCGCGGACGGCCTCGCGCCGCTGCGTTCCCGTTTCGTCCTCGACCCCGGCACCGTCTACCTCGACGGCAACTCGCTCGGCGCCCTGCCCGCGCACGTCCCGGACCGGGTGGCGGACGTCGTGCGCCGGCAGTGGGGCGAACTGCGCATCCGCTCCTGGGAGGAGAGCGGCTGGTGGGCGGCGCCCGAGCGGATCGGCGACCGCATAGCCCCGCTGGTCGGCGCGGCACCGGGCCAGATCGTGGTCGGCGACTCGACGAGCGTCAACGTCTTCAAGGCACTGGTCGCGGCGGTCCGCATGGCCGGCGAGCACCGCGACGAGCTCCTCGTCGACGCCACCACCTTCCCCACGGACGGCTACCTCGCCGAGTCCGCCGCCCGCCTCACCGGCCGCACCCTGCGCGCGGTGACGCCGCAGGAGGTCCCCGCCGCGCTGGGCCGGCGCACGGCGGCGGTACTGCTGAACCACGTCGACTACCGCACCGGCCGCCTGCACGACCTGCCCGGCCTCACCGCCGCGAGCCACGCGGCCGGCGCGCTCGCGGTGTGGGACCTGTGCCACAGCGCGGGCGCGCTGCCGGTGGGCCTGGACGAGCACGGGGTCGACCTGGCGGTCGGCTGCACGTACAAGTACCTGAACGGCGGCCCCGGCGCCCCGGCCTACCTGTACGTCCGGCGCGCGCTGCAGCCCCGCTTCGACTCCCCGCTGCCCGGCTGGAACTCCCACGCCGAACCCTTCGGCATGGCCCCGTCCTACACCCCGGCACCGGGCGCCGCGCGCGGCCGGGTCGGCACCCCGGACATCCTGTCCATGCTGGCCCTGGAGGCGGCGCTGGAGGTCTGGGACGGCGTCTCCCTCGCCGCGGTGCGCGCCAAGTCCCTGGCCCTGACGGACTTCTTCCTGGAGTGCGTCACCGCGTACACCGAGCCCGGCCGGCTCACCTCCGTGACGCCCGGACCCCACGGGCAGCGGGGCAGCCAGGTGGCCCTGCGCTGTGCCGACGCCGCGGACGTCATGAAGCGCCTGATCGCCCGGGGGGTCGTCGGCGACCACCGCGCCCCGGACGTCCTCCGCTTCGGCTTCACCCCGCTGTACGTGAGCTTCGCGGACGTGGAGAGGGCGGCCCGGGTGCTGGGCGAGGTCGTGGCGGACCGCGACGGGCCGGCCGGGGGCGCGGCGACGGCCGAGCCGGCCCGGGCGGGGTGA
- a CDS encoding tryptophan 2,3-dioxygenase family protein, which translates to MSHQAHPPAEAAEPETPHLDFAGTTPYEDYVRADVLTHLQHTLSDDPGEMVFLVTSQVMELWFTVLVHEWETAAKALRSDDVPVAVAALKRSVRELEALNASWKPLGQLTPAQFNAYRGALGEGSGFQSAMYRRLEFLLGEKSASMLVPHRGTPRVHAELEKALYEPSLYDEAVRLLARRGHTVPASVLGRDVSRPYEPCDAVEAAWAEIYSGDQDAELARLGEALSDVAELVWRWRNDHLVATRRAMGAKPGTGGSAGVAWLEKRARKNVFPELWTARSHV; encoded by the coding sequence ATGTCCCACCAGGCTCACCCCCCTGCCGAGGCCGCTGAGCCCGAGACCCCGCACCTCGACTTCGCGGGTACGACGCCGTACGAGGACTACGTCAGGGCGGACGTGCTCACCCACCTCCAGCACACCCTGTCCGACGATCCCGGGGAGATGGTCTTCCTGGTCACGAGCCAGGTCATGGAGCTGTGGTTCACGGTCCTCGTGCACGAGTGGGAGACGGCCGCGAAGGCGCTCCGCTCGGACGACGTCCCGGTCGCCGTCGCGGCGCTGAAGCGTTCGGTGCGGGAGCTGGAGGCGCTGAACGCCTCCTGGAAGCCGCTCGGCCAGCTGACCCCCGCGCAGTTCAACGCGTACCGCGGCGCCCTCGGCGAGGGCTCCGGGTTCCAGTCCGCGATGTACCGCCGCCTGGAGTTCCTGCTCGGCGAGAAGTCCGCGTCCATGCTCGTCCCGCACCGCGGCACCCCGCGCGTCCACGCGGAACTGGAGAAGGCCCTGTACGAGCCGAGCCTGTACGACGAGGCCGTACGGCTCCTCGCGCGCCGCGGCCACACGGTCCCGGCGTCCGTCCTCGGCCGTGACGTCTCCCGGCCCTACGAGCCCTGCGACGCCGTGGAGGCCGCCTGGGCGGAGATCTACTCCGGTGACCAGGACGCCGAGCTCGCCCGTCTGGGGGAGGCGCTGAGCGACGTGGCCGAACTGGTGTGGCGCTGGCGCAACGACCACCTGGTCGCCACCCGGCGCGCGATGGGCGCCAAGCCCGGTACGGGCGGCTCCGCCGGCGTGGCCTGGCTGGAGAAGCGCGCCCGCAAGAACGTGTTCCCCGAGCTGTGGACGGCGAGGTCCCATGTCTGA
- a CDS encoding DUF3151 domain-containing protein: protein MTIHENLLGGPPPTHLPDVPEPRELLASGTAPADVAAKYPTSSLAWARLADEAYERGAVVESYAYARTGYHRGLDALRRSGWKGHGPVPWEHEPNRGFLRALHALARAAQAIGEQEEYERCAQFLEDSSPTAAQTLG from the coding sequence ATGACGATTCACGAGAACCTCCTCGGCGGCCCGCCCCCCACCCACCTCCCGGACGTCCCGGAGCCCCGCGAGCTGCTGGCGTCCGGCACCGCGCCCGCGGATGTCGCCGCCAAGTACCCCACCTCCTCCCTCGCCTGGGCCCGGCTGGCCGACGAGGCGTACGAGCGGGGCGCGGTCGTGGAGTCGTACGCCTACGCCCGCACCGGCTACCACCGCGGCCTGGACGCCCTGCGCCGCAGTGGCTGGAAGGGCCACGGCCCGGTGCCCTGGGAGCACGAGCCCAACCGCGGCTTCCTGCGCGCCCTGCACGCCCTCGCCCGCGCCGCGCAGGCGATCGGCGAGCAGGAGGAGTACGAGCGCTGCGCGCAGTTCCTGGAGGACTCCTCGCCGACGGCGGCGCAGACCCTCGGCTGA
- the fbaA gene encoding class II fructose-bisphosphate aldolase — protein sequence MPIATPEVYNEMLDRAKAGKFAYPAINVTSTQTLNAALRGFAEAESDGIVQISTGGAEFLGGQYSKDMVTGAVALAEFAHVIAEKYPVNIALHTDHCPKDKLDGYVRPLLALSKKRVDAGLGPLFQSHMWDGSAETLADNLEIARDLLEQARAARIILEVEITPTGGEEDGVSHEINDSLYTTVEDAIRTAEALGLGEKGRYLLAASFGNVHGVYKPGNVVLRPELLKELSEGVAAKFGKQSPFDFVFHGGSGSTEQEILTALENGVVKMNLDTDTQYAFTRPVADHMFRNYDGVLKVDGEVGDKKAYDPRTWGKLAEASMAKRVVEATRHLRSAGNRIK from the coding sequence ATGCCCATCGCAACCCCCGAGGTCTACAACGAGATGCTCGACCGGGCGAAGGCAGGCAAGTTCGCCTACCCGGCCATCAACGTCACCTCGACCCAGACCCTGAACGCGGCTCTGCGCGGCTTCGCGGAGGCGGAGAGCGACGGCATCGTCCAGATCTCGACCGGCGGCGCGGAGTTCCTCGGCGGCCAGTACAGCAAGGACATGGTGACCGGCGCGGTCGCGCTGGCGGAGTTCGCCCACGTCATCGCCGAGAAGTACCCGGTCAACATCGCGCTGCACACCGACCACTGCCCGAAGGACAAGCTCGACGGGTACGTCCGCCCGCTGCTCGCGCTCTCCAAGAAGCGCGTCGACGCCGGCCTCGGCCCGCTGTTCCAGTCCCACATGTGGGACGGCTCGGCCGAGACCCTCGCCGACAACCTGGAGATCGCGCGGGACCTGCTGGAGCAGGCCCGTGCCGCCAGGATCATCCTGGAGGTGGAGATCACCCCGACCGGCGGTGAGGAGGACGGCGTCTCGCACGAGATCAACGACTCCCTCTACACCACGGTCGAGGACGCGATCCGCACCGCCGAGGCCCTCGGCCTGGGCGAGAAGGGCCGCTACCTGCTCGCCGCCTCCTTCGGCAACGTGCACGGCGTGTACAAGCCGGGCAACGTCGTGCTCCGTCCCGAGCTGCTGAAGGAGCTGAGCGAGGGCGTGGCCGCGAAGTTCGGCAAGCAGTCCCCGTTCGACTTCGTCTTCCACGGCGGCTCCGGCTCCACCGAACAGGAGATCCTGACGGCGCTGGAGAACGGCGTCGTGAAGATGAACCTCGACACCGACACCCAGTACGCCTTCACGCGCCCGGTCGCCGACCACATGTTCAGGAACTACGACGGCGTCCTGAAGGTCGACGGCGAGGTCGGCGACAAGAAGGCCTACGACCCGCGCACCTGGGGCAAGCTGGCCGAGGCGTCCATGGCCAAGCGTGTCGTCGAGGCCACGCGGCACCTGCGCTCGGCGGGCAACCGGATCAAGTGA
- the pyrE gene encoding orotate phosphoribosyltransferase produces the protein MTDVRGALLQQIKDKAVVHGRVTLSSGLEADYYVDLRRITLDGEAAPLVGRVLLDLTADLEFDAVGGLTMGADPVAAAMLHAAAARGRKLDAFVVRKAAKAHGLQRRVEGPEIAGRRVLVVEDTSTTGGSPLTAVEAVREAGAEVVAVATIVDRATGAAEKIEAGAGVPYRFAFSKDELGLD, from the coding sequence ATGACGGACGTACGCGGCGCGCTGCTGCAGCAGATCAAGGACAAGGCCGTGGTGCACGGCAGGGTGACGCTCTCCTCGGGTCTGGAGGCCGACTACTACGTCGACCTGCGCCGCATCACGCTCGACGGCGAGGCCGCCCCGCTGGTCGGCCGGGTGCTGCTGGACCTCACCGCGGACCTGGAGTTCGACGCGGTGGGCGGACTGACCATGGGCGCCGACCCGGTCGCCGCCGCCATGCTGCACGCCGCCGCCGCGCGCGGGAGGAAGCTGGACGCCTTCGTCGTGCGCAAGGCGGCGAAGGCGCACGGGCTGCAGCGTCGGGTGGAGGGGCCCGAGATCGCCGGCCGCCGCGTCCTGGTGGTGGAGGACACCTCCACCACCGGCGGCTCGCCGCTCACCGCCGTGGAGGCCGTGCGCGAGGCCGGCGCCGAGGTCGTCGCCGTCGCCACCATCGTCGACCGGGCGACCGGCGCCGCGGAGAAGATCGAGGCCGGCGCGGGCGTGCCGTACCGGTTCGCCTTCTCGAAGGACGAACTGGGTCTGGACTGA
- a CDS encoding aldose 1-epimerase: MSNEDITLTAGDAEATVRPGHGGRIGGLRIGGTELLRQGERFGCFPMVPWCGRIRDGRFLDGATVRRMPLNSPPHAIHGTARDGVWRTARTAAHEAVLTHELTDPWPHSGRVTQVVTLTGDSLTLTMSVETYDSSFPAQIGWHPWFRRNLGGEDVRLDFTPAWQEERGDDHLPTGNRIDPRPGPWDDCFGMPDGVDVTLTWPGRLELRVTSREQWVVVYDEQEEAVCVEPQTGPPNGLNTLPRLVTPLEPLEATTTWSWRRL, encoded by the coding sequence GTGAGCAACGAAGACATCACGCTGACCGCGGGCGACGCGGAAGCGACCGTGCGGCCCGGCCACGGCGGCCGCATCGGGGGGCTGCGGATCGGCGGCACGGAGCTGCTGCGGCAGGGCGAGCGCTTCGGCTGCTTCCCGATGGTGCCCTGGTGCGGACGGATCCGGGACGGCCGCTTCCTGGACGGCGCCACCGTCCGCCGGATGCCGCTCAACTCCCCGCCGCACGCCATCCACGGCACCGCCCGCGACGGTGTCTGGCGCACCGCCCGCACCGCCGCCCACGAGGCCGTCCTCACCCACGAACTGACCGACCCCTGGCCGCACTCCGGCCGCGTCACCCAGGTGGTCACCCTGACCGGGGACAGCCTGACGCTGACCATGTCCGTGGAGACGTACGACTCCTCCTTCCCGGCGCAGATCGGCTGGCACCCCTGGTTCCGCCGGAACCTCGGCGGCGAGGACGTACGGCTGGACTTCACCCCGGCCTGGCAGGAGGAGCGCGGCGACGACCACCTGCCCACCGGCAACCGGATCGACCCCCGGCCCGGCCCCTGGGACGACTGCTTCGGCATGCCCGACGGCGTCGACGTCACCCTCACCTGGCCCGGGCGGCTGGAGCTGAGGGTGACCAGCCGCGAGCAGTGGGTCGTGGTCTACGACGAGCAGGAGGAGGCCGTGTGCGTGGAGCCGCAGACCGGCCCGCCCAACGGGCTCAACACCCTGCCCCGCCTGGTCACGCCGCTGGAGCCGCTGGAGGCCACGACCACCTGGAGCTGGCGCCGCCTCTAA
- a CDS encoding SRPBCC domain-containing protein: MEHQVFVPAAVERLAEALADPVRVARAVPGFQQDAGAEPVSGRLKLRIGGHSVTYRGTVRITPRGDGAYAVEGEAAEARGTGRAALALTLRLAAAEGGTTVTAEGTAEADGRIAELPGDTVNAALTRLLTRFAEGLGERAEPEAGDEAEPEAGDRAGTGSAADSGAGARPGAEDGSGAEDGSGPEAVPHAEDDSGSAADFDADADADADAEGDSGAEGDPRARTGPEAGPDSEAAGHVSVFDTEVPPPSLDADAEADADAAPGAGPGSGGAAPAGAPLPGGFAGAGEPPAEAAHARRTMIGRSAEEVDHAPPRGRYAPVPAPRTPVTSQALRWAAPAAALALASAIVVGRALRRRG; encoded by the coding sequence ATGGAGCACCAGGTCTTCGTCCCGGCAGCGGTCGAGCGGCTCGCGGAAGCGCTCGCCGATCCCGTGCGAGTCGCCCGGGCGGTCCCCGGGTTCCAGCAGGACGCCGGCGCCGAACCGGTCTCCGGGCGGCTGAAGCTGCGGATCGGCGGACACTCCGTCACCTACCGCGGAACGGTCCGGATCACGCCGCGCGGGGACGGTGCGTACGCCGTCGAGGGCGAGGCCGCCGAGGCCCGCGGCACCGGCAGGGCCGCCCTCGCCCTCACCCTGCGCCTCGCCGCCGCGGAGGGCGGCACCACCGTCACGGCCGAGGGCACGGCCGAGGCGGACGGACGGATCGCGGAATTGCCGGGGGACACGGTGAACGCGGCACTCACCCGCCTGCTGACGCGCTTCGCGGAGGGGCTGGGGGAGAGGGCGGAACCGGAAGCCGGGGACGAGGCGGAACCGGAGGCGGGGGACAGGGCGGGGACCGGGTCCGCGGCCGACTCCGGTGCCGGGGCCCGGCCCGGTGCCGAGGACGGGTCCGGGGCCGAGGACGGGTCCGGACCCGAGGCCGTGCCGCACGCCGAGGACGACTCCGGGTCCGCGGCTGACTTCGATGCCGATGCCGATGCCGATGCCGATGCCGAGGGCGACTCCGGTGCCGAGGGCGATCCCCGGGCTCGGACCGGGCCGGAGGCGGGACCGGACTCCGAAGCGGCCGGCCACGTCTCCGTGTTCGACACCGAGGTCCCCCCGCCCTCCCTGGACGCGGACGCCGAAGCGGACGCCGACGCCGCTCCCGGTGCCGGACCCGGCTCCGGCGGGGCGGCCCCGGCCGGCGCCCCCCTCCCCGGGGGCTTCGCCGGCGCGGGCGAGCCCCCCGCCGAGGCCGCGCACGCGCGCCGCACAATGATCGGACGCAGCGCCGAGGAGGTCGACCACGCTCCGCCGCGCGGCCGCTACGCCCCCGTACCGGCTCCCCGGACCCCGGTCACGAGCCAGGCCCTGCGCTGGGCGGCCCCGGCCGCCGCCCTGGCCCTGGCCTCGGCGATCGTGGTCGGCCGCGCCCTGCGCAGGCGCGGTTAG
- a CDS encoding polyamine aminopropyltransferase encodes MIDPYAPAPPAAPPRADPARLPARLPVRPGAGRFLVLVCAFVCAACGLVYELELVAFASYLTGDSVTQASVVLSVMVFAMGIGSLAAKRLRRHAAAGLGAVEAALALVGGCSAMALYAVFAWTGDWGGLWADGPRCTLVAFSLAIGLLVGAEVPLLMELIQRIRRQDAGGAVADLFAADYVGALAGGLAFPFLLLPFLGQLTGALLTGTVNVVAGGALVLGLFGRDLTHRARWTLVLTGLLVLGVLACAAAFAADFERAARHAVYGEDVRVALRTGVQEVVLTGGTRGRPLDLFLDGRLRVGGHDERRYHEALVHPAMTGPHARVLVLGGGDGLAAREVLRHRDVRRVDVVELDAGLVRLARHDPGLSALNHHAYGDTRVHVTIADALTWLRRAHGGPYDVVVADLPDPGVTAGAKLYSQEFYGLVRRVLAADGRLVVYGGPVSRPRAFWTVAATLRAAGLAASPYRVPGHPAGASRAPRDWGFLLAAPGRSAPPPRLDAAGPRPRTLTEDGLRADGAAAERTRREGLAASTLVHPRY; translated from the coding sequence GTGATCGATCCGTACGCCCCCGCGCCACCGGCCGCCCCGCCCCGGGCAGACCCCGCCCGACTGCCCGCCCGACTGCCCGTGCGACCCGGTGCCGGGCGGTTCCTGGTCCTCGTGTGCGCCTTCGTCTGCGCGGCCTGCGGACTCGTCTACGAACTGGAACTCGTCGCGTTCGCCTCGTACTTGACCGGCGACTCGGTCACCCAGGCGTCCGTCGTGCTGTCCGTGATGGTGTTCGCGATGGGGATCGGCTCCCTCGCCGCCAAGCGGCTGCGCCGGCACGCGGCCGCCGGCCTCGGCGCGGTGGAGGCCGCGCTGGCGCTGGTCGGGGGGTGCAGCGCGATGGCGCTGTACGCCGTGTTCGCCTGGACCGGCGACTGGGGCGGGCTGTGGGCCGACGGCCCGCGCTGCACCCTGGTCGCCTTCTCCCTGGCCATCGGCCTGCTCGTCGGCGCCGAGGTCCCGCTGCTGATGGAGCTGATCCAGCGCATCCGCCGGCAGGACGCGGGCGGTGCGGTCGCCGACCTGTTCGCCGCGGACTACGTGGGCGCGCTGGCCGGCGGCCTGGCCTTCCCCTTCCTGCTGCTGCCGTTCCTGGGCCAGTTGACCGGCGCGCTGCTCACCGGCACGGTCAACGTCGTGGCGGGCGGTGCCCTGGTCCTCGGCCTGTTCGGCCGCGACCTGACCCACCGCGCCCGCTGGACGCTGGTCCTCACCGGCCTCCTCGTGCTCGGGGTCCTCGCCTGCGCCGCCGCCTTCGCCGCCGACTTCGAGCGGGCCGCCCGGCACGCGGTGTACGGCGAGGACGTCCGGGTCGCCCTGCGGACCGGCGTCCAGGAGGTCGTCCTCACCGGCGGCACCCGCGGCCGCCCCCTCGACCTCTTCCTGGACGGCCGGCTGCGCGTCGGCGGCCACGACGAGCGCCGGTACCACGAGGCCCTGGTGCACCCCGCGATGACCGGCCCGCACGCGCGCGTCCTCGTCCTCGGCGGCGGCGACGGCCTGGCCGCGCGCGAAGTACTGCGCCACCGGGACGTGCGCCGCGTCGACGTCGTCGAGCTCGACGCCGGCCTGGTCCGCCTGGCCCGCCACGACCCCGGCCTGTCCGCCCTCAACCACCACGCCTACGGCGACACCCGTGTCCACGTCACCATCGCCGACGCCCTGACCTGGCTGCGACGGGCGCACGGCGGGCCGTACGACGTCGTCGTCGCCGACCTGCCCGATCCCGGTGTCACCGCCGGCGCCAAGCTGTACTCCCAGGAGTTCTACGGCCTGGTCCGCCGCGTCCTCGCCGCCGACGGCCGCCTGGTCGTGTACGGGGGGCCCGTCAGCCGTCCCCGCGCCTTCTGGACGGTCGCCGCGACGCTGCGGGCGGCCGGCCTCGCCGCCTCCCCCTACCGCGTCCCCGGCCACCCGGCCGGCGCCTCCCGAGCCCCGCGCGACTGGGGGTTCCTGCTGGCCGCGCCGGGCCGGTCGGCACCGCCGCCGCGCCTGGACGCCGCAGGGCCGCGCCCGCGCACCCTGACCGAGGACGGACTGCGCGCGGACGGGGCGGCGGCGGAGCGCACCCGGCGGGAGGGGCTGGCCGCGTCGACATTGGTGCATCCGCGGTACTGA